A genome region from Corynebacterium uberis includes the following:
- a CDS encoding ATP-binding cassette domain-containing protein, whose translation MIEVQALSKTYGSVRAVDELTFDVQPGVVTGFLGPNGAGKSTTMRMIVGLDNPSAGTATINGKPYRRLEQPLREVGALLDASALHPRRSARSHLRWIAAAGGISRSRVDEVLGLVGLEDVASKRVGGFSLGMRQRLGLAAALLGDPAALVLDEPVNGLDPEGIRWVRLLLRRLASEGRAVLVSSHLLSEMAQTAERLVVIGRGALIADTTTAEFVSAHSEAKVVVRSAAMELLDAALTTAGISVTATTDAQGRPVLVADNTTTDEVGMVAYDNAIPLTELAVQQASLEDVFMQTTGHAVEYHATGEEESAK comes from the coding sequence GTGATTGAAGTTCAGGCACTGTCCAAGACGTATGGGTCGGTGCGTGCCGTTGATGAGTTGACCTTTGACGTTCAACCGGGGGTGGTCACCGGCTTCCTGGGCCCGAATGGGGCCGGCAAGTCCACCACTATGCGGATGATCGTGGGGTTGGACAATCCTTCGGCGGGCACCGCGACGATTAATGGCAAGCCGTACCGTCGCCTTGAGCAGCCGTTGCGGGAGGTGGGCGCGCTGTTGGATGCTTCTGCGTTGCATCCGCGGCGTAGCGCCCGTTCGCATTTGCGCTGGATTGCTGCAGCCGGTGGCATTTCGCGGTCGCGGGTTGATGAGGTTTTAGGTCTGGTCGGTTTGGAGGATGTGGCCTCCAAGCGTGTCGGGGGCTTTTCCTTGGGCATGCGCCAGCGGTTGGGTTTGGCGGCGGCGCTGCTGGGGGATCCTGCGGCGTTGGTGCTCGATGAGCCGGTTAATGGTCTGGATCCGGAGGGTATTCGCTGGGTGCGGTTGTTGCTGCGCCGGCTTGCTAGCGAGGGCCGGGCGGTACTGGTCAGCTCGCACCTGCTCTCGGAGATGGCGCAGACGGCGGAGCGCCTGGTGGTCATTGGCCGCGGGGCGCTCATCGCCGATACCACGACCGCGGAGTTCGTGTCCGCGCATTCTGAGGCGAAGGTGGTGGTGCGCAGTGCGGCGATGGAGCTTCTCGACGCCGCCCTCACCACCGCGGGCATTTCCGTCACCGCTACTACTGACGCGCAGGGTCGGCCCGTGTTGGTGGCGGATAACACCACCACTGATGAGGTGGGCATGGTGGCCTATGACAATGCGATTCCGTTGACGGAGCTGGCGGTGCAGCAGGCCTCGTTGGAGGATGTGTTCATGCAAACCACTGGTCATGCGGTGGAGTATCACGCCACTGGCGAGGAGGAGTCCGCGAAGTGA
- a CDS encoding NUDIX domain-containing protein, producing MRGDGNGWAAGPGESQLWGRFGAAGLFLIAAAGPTPRVLMQHRALWTASGGTWALPGGARDSQESAAQAALREAREETAIDCAAVRVRDELVTAGPFAADPARPHLAGQWTYTTVLATTVGGGELPTRANEESLELRWVPLDRVRQLDLLPAFARSLDRVERRVRALV from the coding sequence ATGCGCGGCGATGGTAATGGTTGGGCGGCAGGCCCGGGGGAGAGTCAGCTGTGGGGCAGGTTCGGCGCTGCGGGGTTGTTCCTTATCGCTGCCGCAGGCCCAACGCCGCGGGTGCTCATGCAGCATCGGGCCCTGTGGACGGCGTCGGGTGGTACGTGGGCGTTGCCCGGGGGTGCGCGGGATTCGCAGGAAAGCGCCGCGCAGGCGGCGTTGCGGGAGGCGCGCGAGGAGACGGCGATTGATTGCGCCGCGGTGCGGGTGCGCGATGAGCTAGTCACTGCCGGTCCTTTTGCCGCGGATCCGGCGCGCCCGCATCTGGCGGGGCAGTGGACGTATACCACGGTGCTGGCCACGACGGTGGGCGGCGGGGAGTTGCCCACCCGGGCCAATGAGGAGTCCCTGGAGTTGCGGTGGGTTCCTTTGGATCGGGTGCGCCAGTTGGACTTGTTGCCGGCCTTCGCCCGTTCTTTGGATCGGGTGGAGCGGCGGGTGCGTGCTTTGGTGTAG